A window from Streptomyces subrutilus encodes these proteins:
- a CDS encoding chitinase: MRRATSFLTAAALAVAAFLAAGPPAAAADADLVRNGGFESGLDGWSCSGGTGAVATTPVHGGSSALRATPAGQDNARCSQTVTVKPDATYTLGAWVQGAYVYLGATGTGTTDAAVWTQSPGAWKQLTTTFRTGPSTTSVTVYTHGWYGQPAHLADDVTLVGPDPGGTGPGQPQPPAAPTGLTASATSSTSVALSWAATAGATSYKVYREGAAPLAVTTASAAVTGLTASTAYAFQVAAVNAAGESPKSAAVQVTTSGGGNPGNPGLPAHALVGYLHASFANGAGYVRMADVPASWDVINLAFGEPTSVTSGDIRFQLCPVAECPNVESPAEFKAAIKAKQAAGKKVLISIGGQNGQVQLSTTAARDTFVSSVGKIIDEYGLDGLDIDFEGHSLSLATGDTDFRAPTTPVIVNLISAVKTLKARYGPNFVLTMAPETFFVQLGYQYYGSGPWGGQDPRAGAYLPVIHALRDDLTLLHVQDYNSGSIMGLDNQYHSMGGADFHIAMTDMLLTGFPVAGNTARVFPALRPEQVAIGLPATTNAGNGHTSPAEVNKALDCLTKKTNCGSYQTHGTWPALRGLMTWSINWDRFGGWEFSRNFDAYFGG, translated from the coding sequence GTGCGCAGAGCCACGTCCTTCCTTACGGCCGCCGCCCTGGCGGTGGCCGCCTTCCTCGCCGCGGGCCCGCCCGCCGCGGCGGCGGACGCCGACCTCGTCCGCAACGGCGGCTTCGAATCCGGCCTCGACGGCTGGAGCTGCTCCGGCGGCACCGGAGCCGTCGCCACCACCCCGGTCCACGGCGGGAGTTCCGCCCTCCGGGCCACCCCGGCGGGCCAGGACAACGCCCGCTGCTCCCAGACCGTCACCGTCAAGCCCGACGCGACGTACACGCTCGGCGCGTGGGTGCAGGGCGCGTACGTCTACCTCGGCGCGACCGGCACCGGCACCACCGACGCGGCCGTCTGGACCCAGAGCCCCGGCGCCTGGAAGCAGCTGACGACCACCTTCCGCACCGGCCCCTCGACGACCTCGGTGACCGTCTACACCCACGGCTGGTACGGCCAGCCCGCCCACCTCGCCGACGACGTCACCCTGGTCGGACCCGACCCCGGCGGCACCGGACCCGGCCAGCCCCAGCCCCCGGCCGCCCCCACCGGCCTGACCGCGTCCGCGACCTCGTCGACCTCGGTCGCGCTGTCCTGGGCCGCGACGGCCGGAGCCACCTCGTACAAGGTCTACCGCGAGGGCGCGGCCCCGCTGGCCGTCACCACCGCGTCGGCGGCCGTCACCGGCCTCACCGCGTCCACCGCGTACGCCTTCCAGGTGGCCGCGGTGAACGCCGCCGGCGAGTCCCCGAAGAGCGCGGCCGTCCAGGTCACCACCTCCGGCGGCGGCAACCCCGGCAACCCGGGGCTGCCCGCGCACGCCCTGGTCGGCTACCTGCACGCCAGCTTCGCCAACGGCGCCGGCTACGTCCGGATGGCCGACGTCCCCGCGTCCTGGGACGTCATCAACCTCGCCTTCGGCGAGCCGACCTCGGTGACCTCCGGTGACATCCGCTTCCAGCTCTGCCCGGTCGCCGAATGCCCGAACGTCGAGTCACCGGCCGAGTTCAAGGCGGCCATCAAGGCCAAGCAGGCCGCCGGCAAGAAGGTCCTGATCTCCATCGGCGGCCAGAACGGCCAGGTCCAGCTGTCCACCACGGCCGCCCGCGACACCTTCGTGTCCTCCGTCGGGAAGATCATCGACGAGTACGGCCTCGACGGCCTGGACATCGACTTCGAGGGCCACTCCCTCTCCCTGGCCACCGGCGACACCGACTTCCGCGCCCCCACCACCCCGGTGATCGTCAACCTGATCTCGGCCGTGAAGACCCTCAAGGCCAGGTACGGCCCGAACTTCGTGCTGACCATGGCCCCCGAGACCTTCTTCGTCCAGCTCGGCTACCAGTACTACGGCTCCGGCCCCTGGGGCGGCCAGGACCCGCGCGCCGGCGCCTACCTCCCCGTCATCCACGCCCTGCGCGACGACCTCACCCTGCTCCACGTCCAGGACTACAACTCCGGCTCGATCATGGGCCTCGACAACCAGTACCACTCCATGGGCGGCGCGGACTTCCACATCGCCATGACCGACATGCTGCTGACCGGCTTCCCGGTCGCCGGCAACACCGCCCGCGTCTTCCCGGCCCTGCGCCCCGAGCAGGTCGCCATCGGCCTGCCGGCGACGACCAACGCGGGCAACGGCCACACCTCGCCCGCCGAGGTGAACAAGGCGCTGGACTGCCTCACGAAGAAGACGAACTGCGGCAGCTACCAGACCCACGGCACCTGGCCCGCGCTGCGCGGGCTGATGACCTGGTCGATCAACTGGGACCGGTTCGGCGGGTGGGAGTTCAGCCGGAACTTCGACGCGTACTTCGGCGGCTGA
- a CDS encoding NAD(P)/FAD-dependent oxidoreductase has translation MAPAAMRSVAKSLSEAKPVSYWLDDPGKPAAQPALTADERCDLLVVGAGYSGLWTALIAKERDPGRDVVLIEGKEAGWAASGRNGGFCAASLTHGLANGLARWPDELARLEELGARNLDAIEEAVARYGIDCDFERTGEIDVATEPHQVEELRELHEEARRLGLADGSQWLDAEALRAEVDSPTFLAGLWDKDGVAMLNPAKLAWGLKRACLELGVRIYEHTPGLELARAGAGMAVRTPYGTVRARRVALGTNVFPSLVRRIRPFTVPVYDYALMTEPLDEAQLAAVGWKGRQGLGDSANQFHYFRITPDHRILWGGYDAVYPYRGRLDAAHDDRPETYLKLAEHFFTAFPQLEGLKFTHAWGGAIDTCSRFSAFFGTAHAGKVAYAAGFTGLGVGATRFGADVMLDLLDGADTERTRLEMVRTRPMPFPPEPFAWTGITLTKWSLARADRRGGHRNLWLRTLDRFGLGFDS, from the coding sequence ATGGCCCCAGCCGCCATGCGTAGTGTCGCGAAGTCCCTTTCCGAAGCGAAGCCGGTCTCGTACTGGCTGGACGACCCCGGCAAGCCCGCCGCGCAGCCGGCCCTCACCGCCGACGAGCGGTGCGACCTGCTGGTCGTCGGCGCCGGCTACAGCGGCCTGTGGACCGCCCTCATCGCCAAGGAGCGCGACCCCGGGCGGGACGTCGTCCTCATCGAGGGCAAGGAGGCGGGCTGGGCCGCCTCCGGCCGCAACGGCGGCTTCTGCGCCGCCTCGCTCACCCACGGCCTGGCCAACGGCCTGGCCCGCTGGCCCGACGAGCTCGCACGGCTGGAGGAGCTGGGCGCCCGCAACCTCGACGCCATCGAGGAGGCGGTCGCCCGCTACGGCATCGACTGCGACTTCGAGCGCACCGGCGAGATCGACGTGGCCACCGAACCCCACCAGGTCGAAGAGCTGCGCGAGCTCCACGAGGAGGCCCGGCGCCTGGGCCTCGCCGACGGCTCGCAGTGGCTGGACGCCGAGGCGCTGCGCGCCGAGGTCGACTCGCCGACCTTCCTCGCCGGGCTGTGGGACAAGGACGGCGTCGCCATGCTCAACCCGGCGAAGCTGGCCTGGGGCCTCAAGCGGGCCTGCCTGGAGCTCGGGGTGCGGATCTACGAGCACACCCCGGGCCTGGAACTGGCCCGGGCCGGCGCCGGGATGGCCGTGCGGACCCCGTACGGCACCGTCCGGGCCCGCCGGGTCGCCCTGGGCACCAACGTCTTCCCGTCACTGGTCCGCCGCATCCGCCCGTTCACCGTGCCGGTCTACGACTACGCCCTGATGACCGAGCCGCTCGACGAGGCGCAGCTCGCCGCCGTCGGCTGGAAGGGGCGCCAGGGCCTGGGCGACAGCGCGAACCAGTTCCACTACTTCCGGATCACCCCCGACCACCGCATCCTGTGGGGCGGCTACGACGCCGTCTACCCCTACCGGGGACGGCTGGACGCCGCCCACGACGACCGGCCCGAGACCTACCTCAAGCTCGCGGAGCACTTCTTCACCGCCTTCCCGCAACTGGAGGGCCTGAAGTTCACCCACGCCTGGGGCGGCGCGATCGACACCTGCTCGCGCTTCTCGGCCTTCTTCGGCACGGCGCACGCCGGGAAGGTGGCCTACGCGGCCGGCTTCACCGGGCTCGGGGTGGGCGCCACCCGCTTCGGCGCGGACGTGATGCTCGACCTGCTCGACGGGGCCGACACGGAGCGCACCCGGCTGGAGATGGTGCGGACCCGGCCGATGCCGTTCCCGCCCGAGCCGTTCGCCTGGACCGGGATCACCCTCACCAAGTGGTCGCTGGCCCGCGCCGACCGCCGCGGCGGGCACCGCAACCTCTGGCTGCGCACGCTCGACCGCTTCGGCCTCGGCTTCGACAGCTGA
- a CDS encoding ABC transporter permease, which produces MRAPLTWLRRNLIVIAGLGTLAYMILPNVVVTVFSFNNPTGRFNYAWQEFSLDAWKDPCGVADLCGSLSLSLQIALWATLAATALGTAIAFAMVRYRFRGRGAVNSLIFLPMAMPEIVMAASLLALFLNMGIQLGFWTILIAHVMFCLSFVVAAVKARVLSMDPRLEEAARDLYAGPVQTFVRVTLPIAAPGIAAGALLSFALSFDDFIITNFNSGNTVTFPMFVWGSAQRGTPVQINVIGTAMFVIAVLVVLAGQMVGNRRKKAQPK; this is translated from the coding sequence ATGCGCGCACCCCTCACCTGGCTCCGGCGCAACCTGATCGTCATCGCGGGCCTCGGCACGCTCGCGTACATGATCCTGCCGAACGTCGTCGTCACGGTCTTCTCCTTCAACAACCCCACCGGCCGGTTCAACTACGCCTGGCAGGAGTTCTCGCTCGACGCGTGGAAGGACCCCTGCGGCGTCGCCGACCTGTGCGGCTCGCTGTCGCTGTCGCTCCAGATCGCGCTGTGGGCCACCCTCGCCGCCACCGCCCTGGGCACCGCCATCGCCTTCGCGATGGTCCGCTACCGCTTCCGGGGCCGCGGGGCCGTCAACTCGCTGATCTTCCTTCCCATGGCCATGCCCGAGATCGTGATGGCGGCCTCGCTGCTCGCGCTCTTCCTCAACATGGGCATCCAGCTGGGCTTCTGGACGATCCTCATCGCCCACGTCATGTTCTGCCTCAGCTTCGTCGTCGCCGCCGTCAAGGCCCGCGTCCTGTCCATGGACCCGCGGCTGGAGGAGGCCGCCCGCGACCTCTACGCGGGACCGGTGCAGACCTTCGTACGGGTCACCCTGCCGATCGCGGCGCCGGGCATCGCGGCGGGCGCGCTGCTCTCCTTCGCGCTCTCGTTCGACGACTTCATCATCACCAACTTCAACTCGGGCAACACCGTCACCTTCCCCATGTTCGTGTGGGGATCGGCCCAGCGCGGTACGCCCGTGCAGATCAACGTCATCGGCACGGCGATGTTCGTCATCGCGGTGCTGGTGGTCCTCGCCGGCCAGATGGTCGGCAACCGCCGCAAGAAGGCGCAACCGAAGTAG
- a CDS encoding ABC transporter permease — MTTTAAPPQAPAPAGPPVHKTVLRKRLVPYWLLLPGILWLLVFFVLPMVYQASTSVQTGSLEEGFKVTWHLQTYWDAFTEYYPQFLRSLLYAGTATALCLLLGYPLAYLIAFKAGRWRNLLLVLVIAPFFTSFLIRTLAWKTILADGGPVVEVLNGIGFLDVTSWLGMTQGDRVLATPLAVVCGLTYNFLPFMILPLYSSLERIDTRLHEAAGDLYARPATVFRKVTFPLSMPGVVSGTLLTFIPASGDYVNAELLGSTDTRMIGNVIQSQYLRILDYPTAAALSFILMAIVLIMVTIYIRRAGTEDLV; from the coding sequence ATGACCACCACCGCGGCGCCGCCCCAGGCGCCCGCCCCCGCCGGGCCCCCGGTCCACAAGACGGTGCTGCGCAAGCGCCTGGTCCCGTACTGGCTGCTGCTCCCCGGCATCCTGTGGCTGCTCGTCTTCTTCGTGCTGCCGATGGTCTACCAGGCCTCCACCTCGGTGCAGACCGGCTCGCTCGAAGAGGGCTTCAAGGTCACCTGGCACCTCCAGACCTACTGGGACGCCTTCACCGAGTACTACCCGCAGTTCCTGCGCTCGCTGCTGTACGCCGGCACCGCCACCGCGCTGTGCCTGCTGCTCGGCTACCCGCTGGCCTACCTGATCGCCTTCAAGGCCGGCCGGTGGCGCAACCTGCTGCTGGTGCTGGTCATCGCCCCGTTCTTCACCAGCTTCCTGATCCGCACCCTGGCCTGGAAGACGATCCTGGCCGACGGCGGACCGGTGGTCGAGGTGCTCAACGGCATCGGCTTCCTCGACGTCACCAGCTGGCTCGGGATGACCCAGGGCGACCGGGTGCTCGCCACGCCGCTCGCGGTCGTCTGCGGTCTGACGTACAACTTCCTGCCCTTCATGATCCTGCCGCTGTACTCCTCGCTGGAGCGCATCGACACCCGCCTCCACGAGGCGGCCGGGGACCTCTACGCCCGCCCCGCGACGGTCTTCCGGAAGGTGACCTTCCCGCTCTCGATGCCGGGCGTCGTCTCCGGCACCCTGCTGACCTTCATCCCGGCCAGCGGCGACTACGTCAACGCCGAACTGCTCGGCTCCACGGACACCCGGATGATCGGAAACGTCATCCAGTCGCAGTACCTGCGCATCCTCGACTACCCCACCGCGGCCGCGCTGTCCTTCATCCTCATGGCCATCGTGCTGATCATGGTCACCATCTACATCCGCCGAGCGGGGACGGAGGACCTGGTCTGA
- a CDS encoding ABC transporter ATP-binding protein: MTDKTAGGDVRLAGISKHYGTFTAVHPLDLTIPQGSFFALLGASGCGKTTTLRMIAGLEEPSTGTVHLGDREVTDLPPYKRPVNTVFQSYALFPHLNIFENVAFGLRRRGIKSVRKQVDEMLELVQLGQFSHRKPHQLSGGQQQRVAVARALINHPQVLLLDEPLGALDLKLRRQMQLELKRIQTEVGITFVHVTHDQEEAMTMADTVAVMNGGRVEQLGAPAELYENPGTTFVANFLGTSNLIEASVESTGSDVVVAASGSRLALPASRCSTTPATGGKLLVGVRPEKISLVHADEEHTIGAGRNRLPGRIVHSSFIGVSTQYVIDGPACPGLEVYAQNIERDARLVPGAEVVLHWNPEHTFGLDAAQSPLAGTTAAADAETAGEGA; the protein is encoded by the coding sequence ATGACTGACAAGACCGCGGGCGGCGACGTCCGCCTCGCCGGGATCAGCAAGCACTACGGCACCTTCACCGCCGTGCACCCGCTGGATCTCACCATTCCGCAGGGCTCCTTCTTCGCCCTCCTCGGTGCCTCGGGCTGCGGCAAGACCACGACCCTGCGCATGATCGCCGGCCTGGAGGAGCCCTCCACCGGCACGGTGCACCTCGGCGACCGGGAGGTCACCGACCTGCCGCCGTACAAGCGCCCGGTCAACACGGTCTTCCAGAGCTACGCCCTCTTCCCGCACCTGAACATCTTCGAGAACGTCGCCTTCGGACTGCGCCGCCGCGGCATCAAGTCCGTCAGGAAGCAGGTCGACGAGATGCTGGAGCTGGTCCAGCTCGGCCAGTTCTCGCACCGCAAGCCGCACCAGCTCTCCGGCGGCCAGCAGCAGCGCGTCGCCGTCGCCCGCGCCCTGATCAACCACCCCCAGGTGCTCCTGCTCGACGAACCGCTCGGCGCCCTCGACCTCAAGCTGCGCCGCCAGATGCAGCTGGAGCTCAAGCGCATCCAGACCGAGGTCGGCATCACCTTCGTGCACGTCACGCACGACCAGGAGGAGGCCATGACCATGGCCGACACGGTCGCCGTGATGAACGGCGGCCGCGTCGAGCAGCTCGGCGCCCCCGCCGAGCTCTACGAGAACCCGGGCACCACCTTCGTCGCCAACTTCCTCGGCACCTCCAACCTCATCGAGGCGTCCGTCGAGTCCACCGGCTCCGACGTCGTGGTGGCCGCGTCCGGCAGCAGGCTCGCCCTGCCCGCCTCCCGATGTTCGACCACGCCCGCCACCGGCGGGAAGCTGCTGGTCGGCGTGCGGCCCGAGAAGATATCCCTGGTCCACGCCGACGAGGAGCACACCATAGGCGCCGGCCGCAACAGGCTCCCGGGCCGGATCGTCCACTCCTCCTTCATCGGCGTCTCCACCCAGTACGTCATCGACGGCCCGGCCTGCCCCGGCCTGGAGGTGTACGCGCAGAACATCGAGCGCGACGCCCGCCTGGTCCCCGGCGCCGAGGTGGTCCTGCACTGGAACCCCGAGCACACCTTCGGACTCGACGCCGCCCAGTCCCCGCTCGCGGGCACCACGGCCGCCGCGGACGCGGAGACGGCGGGGGAGGGCGCATGA
- a CDS encoding polyamine ABC transporter substrate-binding protein gives MEQFEPDRLSAAQRAALRRSLTSGRGALTRRSLLRASGAGALTLGGLSTLAACGIPPAKRAGEAAAASDDFSDREKELVFSNWTEYMDTGEDDKGRPTLDEFGRRTGIKVKYTEDINDNVEFFGKIRPQLAAGQDTGRDLIVVTDWLAARIIRLGWAQKLDPSHLPHAYANLSPQFRSPDWDPGRAYSYPWTGISTVIAYNAKATGGRTVDSVTQLLDDPTLKGRVGFLTEMRDSVGMTLLDQGKDPARFTTADFDGAIGRLQKGVEKNQIRRFTGNDYTADLDKGDLAACLAWAGDVIQLQAGNPDIKYAVPAAGYITSSDNLLVPAKARHKANAEQLIDYYYELPVAARLAAYISYVCPVEGVKDELAAIDPALADNTLIVPDKAMTAKSHAFRSLTGEEETAYEEKFAKLIGA, from the coding sequence ATGGAGCAGTTCGAGCCCGACCGCCTCTCGGCGGCGCAACGCGCCGCGCTGCGGCGCAGCCTCACCAGCGGGCGCGGCGCCCTCACCCGCCGCTCGCTGCTGCGCGCCTCCGGAGCCGGAGCGCTCACCCTCGGCGGCCTGTCCACCCTCGCGGCCTGCGGCATCCCGCCGGCGAAGCGCGCGGGGGAGGCGGCGGCGGCCTCCGACGACTTCTCGGACCGGGAGAAGGAGCTCGTCTTCTCCAACTGGACCGAGTACATGGACACCGGCGAGGACGACAAGGGCCGCCCCACGCTGGACGAGTTCGGCCGGCGGACCGGGATCAAGGTCAAGTACACCGAGGACATCAACGACAACGTCGAGTTCTTCGGCAAGATACGCCCGCAGCTCGCGGCCGGCCAGGACACCGGCCGCGACCTGATCGTCGTCACCGACTGGCTCGCCGCCCGCATCATCCGCCTCGGCTGGGCCCAGAAGCTCGACCCCTCCCACCTCCCGCACGCCTACGCCAACCTGTCCCCGCAGTTCCGCAGCCCCGACTGGGACCCGGGGCGCGCGTACAGCTACCCGTGGACCGGCATCTCCACCGTCATCGCCTACAACGCCAAGGCCACCGGCGGCAGGACGGTCGACTCCGTCACCCAGCTGCTCGACGACCCCACCCTCAAGGGCCGGGTCGGCTTCCTGACCGAGATGCGCGACAGCGTCGGCATGACCCTCCTCGACCAGGGCAAGGACCCGGCGCGCTTCACCACGGCCGACTTCGACGGCGCGATCGGCCGGCTCCAGAAGGGCGTGGAGAAGAACCAGATCCGCCGCTTCACGGGCAACGACTACACCGCCGACCTCGACAAGGGCGACCTCGCGGCCTGCCTGGCCTGGGCCGGCGACGTCATCCAGCTCCAGGCCGGCAACCCGGACATCAAGTACGCTGTCCCGGCCGCCGGCTACATCACCTCCAGCGACAACCTGCTCGTCCCCGCCAAGGCCCGGCACAAGGCCAACGCGGAGCAGCTCATCGACTACTACTACGAGCTGCCGGTCGCCGCCCGGCTGGCCGCCTACATCAGCTACGTGTGCCCCGTCGAGGGCGTCAAGGACGAGCTCGCCGCGATCGACCCCGCGCTCGCGGACAACACCCTGATCGTCCCGGACAAGGCCATGACCGCCAAGTCCCACGCCTTCCGCTCGCTCACCGGCGAGGAAGAGACGGCGTACGAAGAGAAGTTCGCCAAGCTCATCGGCGCCTGA
- a CDS encoding gamma-aminobutyraldehyde dehydrogenase, whose amino-acid sequence MGNRFQVKDRFADGAQYIDGQLRAGTSGRSHTVVDPATGDEVLTYELAGTADVDAAVAAAKRAFPAWSGATPGERSDALHRLAAVLAEQAGDFAYAESLQCGKPLKLSTEFDVPGTIDNTAFFAGAARHLQGQAAGEYSGDHTSYVRREAIGVVGSIAPWNYPLQMAAWKILPAIAAGNTIVLKPAELTPLTSLMFAQAAKEAGLPDGVVNIVTGDGRVAGEHLVGHPDVVMTSFTGSTAVGRRVAEIATATVKRLHLELGGKAPFLVFDDADPEAAAHGAVAASLINTGQDCTAATRAYVQRPLHDAFVARVAELMETVRLGDPFAPTTDLGPLVSHAQRDRVAGFVERARGYATVVTGGEAPGGDLAAGAYYRPTLIAGAAQDSEVAQSEIFGPVLVVLPFDTDDEGIALANDTPYGLAASAWSRDLYRANRATREIKAGCVWVNDHIPIISEMPHGGYKASGFGKDMSVYSFEEYTQVKHVMYDNTAVAAKDWHRTIFGDR is encoded by the coding sequence ATGGGCAACCGCTTCCAGGTCAAGGACCGCTTCGCGGACGGCGCGCAGTACATCGACGGACAGCTCAGGGCCGGCACCTCGGGCCGGTCACACACCGTGGTCGATCCGGCCACCGGCGACGAGGTCCTCACCTACGAGCTGGCCGGCACCGCGGACGTCGACGCGGCCGTCGCCGCCGCCAAGAGGGCCTTCCCGGCCTGGTCCGGGGCGACCCCCGGCGAGCGGTCGGACGCCCTGCACCGGCTGGCCGCCGTCCTCGCCGAGCAGGCCGGGGACTTCGCGTACGCCGAATCCCTGCAGTGCGGCAAGCCGCTCAAGCTGTCCACGGAGTTCGACGTACCGGGCACGATCGACAACACCGCCTTCTTCGCCGGGGCGGCCCGCCACCTCCAGGGGCAGGCGGCCGGCGAGTACTCCGGCGACCACACCTCCTACGTGCGCCGCGAGGCCATCGGGGTGGTCGGCTCCATCGCGCCCTGGAACTATCCGCTCCAGATGGCCGCGTGGAAGATCCTCCCGGCCATCGCCGCGGGCAACACCATCGTCCTCAAGCCGGCCGAGCTCACCCCGCTCACCTCGCTGATGTTCGCGCAGGCCGCCAAGGAGGCGGGGCTCCCCGACGGGGTGGTCAACATCGTCACCGGCGACGGCCGCGTGGCCGGCGAGCACCTCGTCGGCCACCCCGACGTGGTCATGACCTCCTTCACCGGCTCCACCGCGGTGGGCAGGCGCGTCGCCGAGATCGCCACCGCCACCGTCAAGCGGCTCCACCTGGAGCTCGGCGGCAAGGCGCCCTTCCTCGTCTTCGACGACGCCGACCCGGAGGCCGCCGCGCACGGCGCCGTCGCCGCCTCGCTCATCAACACCGGCCAGGACTGCACCGCCGCCACCCGCGCCTACGTGCAGCGCCCCCTCCACGACGCCTTCGTCGCCCGGGTCGCCGAGCTGATGGAGACGGTCCGCCTCGGCGACCCCTTCGCGCCCACCACCGACCTCGGCCCGCTGGTCTCGCACGCCCAGCGCGACCGGGTGGCCGGCTTCGTCGAGCGCGCCCGCGGCTACGCCACGGTCGTCACCGGCGGCGAGGCGCCGGGCGGCGACCTCGCCGCCGGCGCGTACTACCGGCCGACCCTCATCGCGGGCGCCGCGCAGGACAGCGAGGTGGCCCAGTCCGAGATCTTCGGCCCGGTCCTCGTCGTCCTGCCCTTCGACACCGACGACGAGGGGATCGCGCTGGCCAACGACACCCCGTACGGACTCGCCGCCTCGGCCTGGAGCCGCGACCTGTACCGGGCGAACCGCGCCACCCGCGAGATCAAGGCGGGCTGCGTCTGGGTCAACGACCACATCCCGATCATCAGCGAGATGCCCCACGGCGGCTACAAGGCGAGCGGCTTCGGAAAGGACATGAGCGTCTACTCCTTCGAGGAGTACACCCAGGTCAAGCACGTGATGTACGACAACACCGCGGTCGCCGCGAAGGACTGGCACCGCACGATCTTCGGGGACCGATAG